A region of Myxococcus stipitatus DSM 14675 DNA encodes the following proteins:
- a CDS encoding cytochrome-c peroxidase, with product MIPRSWCVAALALSLGGMGLACESEEPFPTLDELDQLRSLHSLSSHPRLDSTNRVDGQEVAQKLGFDLFRDPGLSRCGTVSCESCHTGDGRTVETATAEGCGGQRTERNPPTVLNVRHNRWFMWDGRADSLWSQAMLPLMNPVEMDSNADIVRARLVAEPSYQERYRTLFGTEPASVAAPLLMANVGKVLAAYERVLMRVEAPFDTDVRRFIAAAEAGSAESDPAYLGLKTFVRKGQCIVCHKGPSLTDELFHNVGLEDSGPGAGGQWAVLNSLLDWEFNAAGRYSDDPNGTDAQRLRTLRTQAKQVELEGAFRTPSLRNVALTAPYMHTGKETTLEDVIDFYNEGGDPEGTFVGQRTSTIVKLDLTDNEKRALVELLKSLTGTPR from the coding sequence ATGATTCCAAGAAGCTGGTGTGTCGCGGCGCTCGCCCTGAGTCTGGGCGGGATGGGACTCGCATGCGAATCCGAGGAGCCCTTCCCCACCCTCGACGAGCTGGACCAACTGCGCAGCCTCCACTCCCTGTCGAGCCACCCTCGGCTGGACTCCACCAACCGGGTGGACGGCCAGGAGGTGGCGCAGAAGCTGGGCTTCGACTTGTTCCGGGACCCGGGGCTGTCGCGCTGCGGGACGGTGTCCTGCGAGAGCTGCCACACGGGTGACGGCCGCACGGTGGAGACGGCCACGGCGGAGGGCTGCGGAGGCCAGCGCACCGAGCGCAACCCGCCCACGGTGCTCAACGTGCGGCACAACCGCTGGTTCATGTGGGACGGGCGCGCGGACTCGCTCTGGTCCCAGGCGATGCTGCCGCTGATGAACCCGGTGGAGATGGACTCGAACGCGGACATCGTCCGCGCGCGACTCGTCGCGGAGCCGTCGTACCAGGAGCGGTACCGGACGCTGTTCGGCACGGAGCCCGCGAGCGTGGCGGCCCCGCTGCTGATGGCCAACGTGGGCAAGGTGCTGGCCGCGTACGAGCGCGTGCTGATGCGGGTGGAGGCCCCGTTCGACACGGACGTGCGGCGCTTCATCGCCGCGGCGGAGGCGGGCTCGGCGGAGAGCGACCCGGCGTACCTGGGGCTGAAGACCTTCGTGCGCAAGGGGCAGTGCATCGTCTGCCACAAGGGCCCATCGCTGACGGACGAGCTGTTCCACAACGTGGGCCTGGAGGACTCGGGGCCCGGCGCGGGGGGACAGTGGGCGGTGCTCAACTCGCTGCTGGACTGGGAGTTCAACGCCGCGGGCCGCTACAGCGACGACCCGAACGGCACGGACGCGCAGCGCCTGCGCACGCTGCGCACGCAGGCGAAGCAGGTGGAGCTCGAGGGGGCGTTCCGCACGCCGTCCCTGCGCAACGTGGCGCTGACGGCGCCGTACATGCACACCGGGAAGGAGACGACGCTCGAGGACGTCATCGACTTCTACAACGAGGGCGGCGACCCGGAGGGCACCTTCGTGGGCCAGCGCACCTCCACCATCGTCAAGCTGGACCTCACCGACAACGAGAAGCGCGCCCTGGTGGAGCTCTTGAAGTCGCTGACGGGGACGCCTCGCTGA
- a CDS encoding M24 family metallopeptidase — MRTRLRLLAPLVLSTACASVQAPSAGAPTTPVNSSSSERPFGTLREQAERQQSWLRERMETALPQLMRKHGIEMWVVPMREYNEDPVFKALSAPTTFAARRRTIYVFHDRGAEKGVERLALGGGSQGGLFTPRRAQQQVSQGGQGLRQAELWGPDQWLVLKQVLEERQPQSIALDISRTFAFADGLSHGEYEGMAEALGPDWVKRFKPSGGLPVDLLAWRGADEVRFYEDETKLAWNIIETAFSNQVITPGVTTTQDVQWWMRQRLADLGLDTWFHPSVSVQRQGATEEQLGDNPVIQRGDVLHCDYGVTALRLNTDTQHMGYVLREGETDAPEGLKAALKTSNRLQDIVFEELRPGRTGNEVLKVARKRMTDEGIDGTIYSHPIGLHGHGAGAMVGLWDRQEGVPGNGDHQVMASMWYSIELQATSTVPEWNGQRVRSAQEEDVVIDAEGRVHWAWKRQTQFHFVR; from the coding sequence ATGCGAACCCGCCTCCGCCTCCTCGCGCCGCTCGTGCTCTCCACCGCATGTGCCTCCGTCCAAGCTCCATCCGCGGGGGCGCCCACCACTCCCGTGAACTCCTCCTCTTCAGAGCGTCCCTTCGGAACCCTTCGTGAGCAGGCCGAGCGTCAGCAGTCCTGGCTGCGCGAGCGCATGGAGACCGCGCTGCCCCAGCTCATGCGCAAGCACGGCATCGAGATGTGGGTCGTCCCCATGCGCGAGTACAACGAGGACCCGGTGTTCAAGGCGCTCTCCGCGCCGACGACGTTCGCCGCGCGCCGCCGCACCATCTACGTGTTCCATGACCGGGGCGCCGAGAAGGGCGTGGAGCGCCTGGCCCTGGGCGGAGGCTCGCAAGGCGGTCTCTTCACGCCGCGCCGCGCGCAGCAGCAGGTGAGCCAGGGAGGTCAGGGCCTGCGTCAGGCGGAGCTGTGGGGGCCGGACCAGTGGCTGGTGCTCAAGCAGGTGCTGGAGGAGCGGCAGCCCCAGAGCATCGCCCTGGACATCTCGAGGACGTTCGCCTTCGCGGATGGCCTCTCGCATGGTGAGTACGAGGGCATGGCGGAGGCGCTCGGCCCCGACTGGGTGAAGCGCTTCAAGCCGTCGGGGGGACTGCCGGTGGACCTGCTCGCGTGGCGCGGCGCCGACGAGGTCCGCTTCTACGAGGACGAGACGAAGCTCGCCTGGAACATCATCGAGACGGCCTTCTCCAACCAGGTCATCACCCCGGGCGTCACCACCACGCAGGACGTGCAGTGGTGGATGCGGCAGCGCCTGGCGGACCTGGGCCTGGACACGTGGTTCCACCCCTCCGTCAGCGTGCAGCGGCAGGGCGCCACCGAGGAGCAGCTGGGCGACAACCCCGTCATCCAGCGCGGCGACGTGCTCCACTGCGACTACGGCGTCACCGCCCTGCGGCTCAACACGGACACCCAGCACATGGGCTACGTGCTCCGCGAGGGTGAGACGGACGCGCCCGAGGGCCTCAAGGCCGCGCTCAAGACGTCCAACCGGCTCCAGGACATCGTCTTCGAGGAGCTGCGTCCCGGCCGCACCGGCAACGAGGTCCTCAAGGTCGCGCGCAAGCGGATGACGGACGAGGGCATCGACGGCACCATCTACTCGCACCCCATCGGCCTGCACGGCCACGGCGCGGGCGCGATGGTGGGCCTGTGGGACCGGCAGGAGGGCGTGCCGGGCAACGGCGACCATCAGGTGATGGCGAGCATGTGGTACTCCATCGAGCTGCAGGCCACGAGCACCGTGCCCGAGTGGAACGGTCAGCGCGTGCGCTCCGCCCAGGAGGAGGACGTCGTCATCGACGCCGAGGGCCGCGTGCACTGGGCCTGGAAGCGGCAGACCCAGTTCCACTTCGTGCGCTGA
- a CDS encoding Kelch repeat-containing protein: MRSGRTSFLGVALFALVFSCNSGPRADGVARDASGAPLRLATPRKQVPFVALRDGRVLASGGFDGQRALASCEVFEPETGLWSLTGAMLTPRRHHAGVRLLDGRVLVLGGTQGAVPGVLASVEVFEPSVGTWTQVAPMTEAREDPAAVVLPDGRVLVAGGVDGDGRSLRSAEVFEPSTGTWAPVSPPGFVRGGAGTAVVLPQGKALFVSGLQAELYDVATGRWEKAGFAGGAAGTHRQGHSVTLLPDGRVLVVGGGTARASSTAEVYDGATGLWSLVAAPSTPREHHAAVVTREGSVLVMGGEHSTAGVLASVERFDPGTGRWSSAPALEERRELPGALTLPDGAVLLVGGANEVSGLLVTSERYPPGGCVPRTCVAHEAVCGAVVDGCGGLLECGPCVLEGCDAQQCRAEGLTRR; the protein is encoded by the coding sequence ATGCGAAGTGGTCGCACATCCTTTCTCGGCGTGGCGTTGTTCGCGCTCGTGTTCTCCTGCAACTCCGGTCCCCGCGCGGACGGAGTGGCGCGGGACGCGAGTGGTGCGCCCCTGAGGCTGGCGACACCTCGCAAGCAGGTTCCCTTCGTCGCGCTGAGGGATGGCCGCGTGCTGGCCTCGGGCGGCTTCGATGGCCAGCGCGCGCTGGCGAGCTGCGAGGTGTTCGAGCCGGAGACGGGCCTGTGGAGCCTGACGGGCGCGATGCTCACGCCCCGCCGCCACCACGCCGGGGTGCGACTGCTGGATGGCCGCGTGCTGGTGCTGGGCGGCACCCAGGGCGCGGTGCCGGGCGTGCTCGCGAGCGTGGAGGTGTTCGAGCCCTCCGTCGGGACGTGGACTCAGGTCGCGCCCATGACCGAGGCGCGCGAGGACCCGGCGGCGGTGGTGCTGCCGGACGGGCGTGTGCTCGTCGCGGGAGGCGTGGATGGAGATGGCCGGTCGCTGCGCTCCGCGGAGGTGTTCGAGCCCTCCACGGGCACGTGGGCGCCCGTGTCTCCGCCGGGCTTCGTGCGAGGCGGCGCGGGCACCGCGGTGGTGTTGCCTCAGGGCAAGGCGCTCTTCGTGAGTGGCCTCCAGGCGGAGCTGTACGACGTCGCCACGGGGCGCTGGGAGAAGGCCGGGTTCGCGGGCGGCGCGGCGGGGACGCATCGGCAGGGGCACTCCGTCACGCTGTTGCCGGACGGCCGGGTGCTCGTGGTGGGCGGAGGCACCGCGCGTGCTTCGAGCACGGCGGAGGTCTACGACGGCGCGACGGGCCTGTGGTCGCTGGTGGCTGCGCCGTCGACTCCTCGCGAGCACCACGCGGCGGTGGTGACGCGCGAGGGCTCGGTGTTGGTGATGGGTGGGGAGCACTCCACGGCGGGCGTGCTCGCGTCGGTGGAGCGCTTCGACCCGGGGACGGGGCGGTGGTCTTCCGCGCCCGCGCTGGAGGAGCGTCGGGAGTTGCCCGGTGCGCTGACATTGCCGGATGGCGCGGTGCTGTTGGTGGGAGGCGCGAACGAGGTGTCGGGGCTGCTCGTCACGAGCGAGAGGTACCCGCCGGGCGGCTGTGTCCCACGCACGTGCGTGGCGCATGAGGCCGTGTGTGGCGCGGTGGTCGACGGGTGTGGAGGACTGCTCGAATGTGGCCCCTGCGTCCTGGAGGGCTGTGACGCCCAGCAATGTCGCGCGGAGGGACTCACACGGCGGTGA
- a CDS encoding DUF2171 domain-containing protein produces the protein MVQFGDVREGMTVRTSDGRKVGRVSGIGDIHFELERGLVPIPRHDYLVEYRDVDHVGGEDVYLTRSEHPLLTLEEDDDGGALPPRRSSGMDAEPVNLGAPRDDDLTRH, from the coding sequence ATGGTTCAGTTCGGCGATGTGCGCGAGGGGATGACGGTGAGGACCTCGGACGGGCGCAAGGTGGGGAGGGTCTCCGGCATCGGTGACATCCACTTCGAGCTGGAGCGGGGCCTGGTGCCCATCCCTCGCCACGACTACCTCGTGGAGTACCGCGACGTGGACCACGTCGGCGGCGAGGACGTCTACCTGACGCGCTCCGAGCATCCGCTGCTCACGCTCGAAGAGGATGACGACGGCGGGGCCCTGCCTCCGCGCCGCTCGTCCGGCATGGACGCCGAGCCCGTGAATCTCGGCGCGCCTCGCGATGACGACCTGACACGTCACTGA
- a CDS encoding aminoacyl-tRNA deacylase, with amino-acid sequence MIPESIIQYLESQGIPFERKSHLRAITAQALASSLHVSGFQVAKSVILQSDDALLICVVSAPDTVNLDRVASVTGTRNLRLADEAEFAPRFPGCEVGAEPPFGGLYGLPVVVDEHLRDESLVLFRAGSHTEALELRYDDFMNLEAPYLGNIIHDRPHKSREDESAEVAPSPY; translated from the coding sequence ATGATTCCCGAGAGCATCATCCAGTACCTGGAGAGCCAGGGCATTCCCTTCGAGCGCAAGTCCCACCTGCGCGCCATCACCGCCCAGGCGCTGGCGTCCTCGCTGCACGTCAGCGGCTTCCAGGTGGCGAAGTCCGTCATCCTCCAGTCCGATGACGCGCTGTTGATTTGCGTGGTGAGCGCGCCGGACACGGTGAACCTGGACCGTGTGGCCTCCGTCACCGGGACACGGAACCTCCGGCTCGCGGACGAGGCCGAGTTCGCCCCCCGCTTCCCTGGCTGCGAGGTCGGCGCGGAGCCTCCCTTCGGTGGCCTCTATGGCCTGCCCGTCGTGGTGGACGAGCACCTGCGCGACGAGAGCCTGGTGCTGTTCCGGGCGGGCTCCCACACCGAGGCGCTGGAGCTGCGCTACGACGACTTCATGAACCTGGAGGCGCCCTACCTCGGCAACATCATCCATGACCGTCCCCACAAGTCCCGGGAGGACGAGAGCGCCGAGGTGGCCCCTTCACCCTACTGA
- a CDS encoding ABC transporter ATP-binding protein: MATVTLEDVRKVYRGGVAAVKGVTLDIADGEFVSLVGPSGCGKSTTLNLIAGLETLSGGTLRIDGDVVNDLSPKERDVAMVFQSYALYPHLDVARNLAFPLEVAGLPRADIDARVREVASMLGLEALLSRRPKALSGGQRQRVALGRALVRRPKVFLFDEPLSNLDAGLRAQMRGEIKKLHERLRATFIYVTHDQVEAMTLSDRVVVMSQGEVQQVAPPRELYDAPANLFVAGFFGSPRINEVKPRTLGLEGEDRVLGLRPEHLEVLPSAASAGALMGRVYLVEPMGAECWVTVEVEGERLVARAPGDFRASSGAQVALRFEASRLREFDARTGLARSVG; encoded by the coding sequence GTGGCGACCGTGACGCTCGAGGACGTCCGCAAGGTGTACCGAGGCGGTGTGGCCGCGGTGAAGGGCGTGACGCTGGACATCGCGGACGGCGAGTTCGTGTCGTTGGTGGGGCCGTCGGGCTGCGGCAAGTCCACCACGCTCAACCTCATCGCGGGGCTGGAGACCTTGTCGGGCGGGACGCTGCGCATCGACGGCGACGTGGTGAATGACCTGTCGCCGAAGGAGCGCGACGTCGCGATGGTGTTCCAGAGCTACGCGCTCTATCCGCACCTGGATGTGGCTCGGAACCTGGCGTTCCCGCTGGAGGTCGCGGGCCTGCCGCGCGCGGACATCGACGCGCGGGTGCGGGAGGTGGCCTCGATGCTCGGACTGGAGGCGTTGTTGTCGCGGCGGCCCAAGGCGCTCTCCGGGGGACAGCGGCAGCGCGTGGCGTTGGGGCGCGCGCTCGTGCGTCGGCCGAAGGTGTTCCTGTTCGACGAGCCGCTGTCCAACCTGGACGCGGGCCTGCGCGCGCAGATGCGCGGCGAAATCAAGAAGCTGCATGAGCGCCTCCGCGCCACCTTCATCTACGTCACGCATGACCAGGTGGAGGCGATGACGCTGTCCGACCGGGTGGTGGTGATGAGCCAGGGTGAGGTGCAGCAGGTGGCGCCGCCTCGCGAGCTGTACGACGCGCCGGCGAACCTGTTCGTGGCGGGGTTCTTCGGCTCGCCGCGCATCAACGAGGTGAAGCCGAGGACCCTGGGGTTGGAGGGAGAGGACCGTGTGCTGGGCCTTCGCCCCGAGCACCTCGAAGTGCTTCCGAGCGCCGCGTCCGCGGGCGCGCTGATGGGCCGGGTATACCTGGTGGAGCCCATGGGCGCGGAGTGCTGGGTGACGGTGGAGGTGGAGGGAGAGCGGCTGGTGGCTCGGGCGCCGGGGGACTTCCGCGCGTCCTCGGGGGCGCAGGTGGCGCTGCGCTTCGAGGCGTCGAGGCTGCGTGAGTTCGATGCGCGGACGGGGCTCGCGCGCTCAGTAGGGTGA
- a CDS encoding heavy-metal-associated domain-containing protein: MSPHDETLLKVDGMTCRSCIRHVNDALRDLDGVQDVNVWFDRGQVLVKHDAATAKVSALIDALRDAGYDSAPAA, translated from the coding sequence ATGAGCCCCCACGATGAGACGCTGCTGAAGGTCGACGGAATGACCTGCCGGTCCTGCATCCGCCACGTCAACGACGCGCTGCGAGACCTCGACGGCGTCCAGGACGTCAACGTCTGGTTCGACCGAGGCCAGGTGCTGGTGAAGCACGACGCGGCGACCGCGAAGGTCAGCGCGCTCATCGACGCGCTCCGGGACGCTGGCTACGACTCCGCGCCGGCCGCGTGA
- a CDS encoding RNA polymerase sigma factor: MKAPLSEDVLALLMAHRPEFLRFVEQKVGSRAAAEDLVQDAFLRGLDRAEALHGKASLTVWFYRVLHHAVIDHYRRRGASERALAAMAREFEEAQPPEVERARAVCPCVGRVAGSLKPEYAEALRRVSMEGTRLPQFAREVGITSSNAAVRLHRARKALKKQLQVSCGACASEGCLDCTCGVPGAGGCEPSTA; the protein is encoded by the coding sequence GTGAAGGCGCCCTTGTCCGAGGACGTGCTGGCCCTGTTGATGGCGCACCGTCCGGAGTTCTTGCGCTTCGTCGAGCAGAAGGTGGGCAGCCGCGCGGCGGCGGAGGACCTGGTCCAGGACGCCTTCCTCCGAGGGCTGGACAGGGCCGAGGCGCTTCATGGGAAGGCGTCCCTGACGGTGTGGTTCTACCGGGTGCTCCACCACGCGGTCATCGACCACTACCGACGACGAGGTGCCTCCGAGCGCGCGCTGGCCGCGATGGCGCGAGAGTTCGAGGAGGCGCAACCGCCGGAGGTGGAGCGCGCGCGAGCGGTCTGCCCGTGCGTCGGGCGCGTCGCGGGCTCGCTCAAGCCCGAGTATGCGGAGGCCCTGCGGCGCGTCTCGATGGAAGGGACGCGGCTGCCGCAGTTCGCGCGCGAGGTGGGGATTACGTCCAGCAACGCGGCCGTGCGGCTGCATCGAGCGCGCAAGGCGCTCAAGAAGCAGCTTCAGGTCTCGTGTGGTGCCTGTGCCTCGGAGGGCTGTCTGGACTGCACCTGTGGCGTGCCCGGGGCCGGAGGCTGTGAGCCTTCGACGGCCTGA
- a CDS encoding multicopper oxidase family protein, protein MDRREFMQLGALAGGTLLAGQALAQTSPNLAPVRAEKPRIVAPGGQVAVVTPNGSTLPWKLVRGVKVGHLVAMPVKHTFAPGLEVEAWGYNGSTPGPTIEAVEGDRIRIYVTNRLPEPTTVHWHGLILPNGMDGVSGLNQRPIAPGETFAYEFTLNRAGTYMYHPHYDEMTQMALGMMGMLIVHPKRPRGPRVDRDFALMTHEWKVLPGMRRPDPNAMSDFNVLTFNSKAFPATAPLVIGRGERVRIRFGNLSAMDHHPIHLHGLYFEMTGTDGGFVPESARYPETSVLVPVGSTRVIEFVADEPGDWAMHCHMTHHVMNQMGHEAPVTVGANARTIDQHVQALVPQYMTMGQAGMGGMEEMGMPVPANSIPMKGGKGPFGSIDMGGMFTLLKVRENPETEDGSGWFAHPKGTVADKADPAKLAADGIDPDVHFG, encoded by the coding sequence ATGGACCGCAGGGAATTCATGCAGCTGGGAGCACTCGCGGGCGGCACGTTGCTCGCTGGCCAGGCGCTCGCGCAGACCTCGCCGAACCTCGCGCCCGTCCGGGCCGAGAAGCCTCGCATCGTCGCACCGGGAGGGCAGGTGGCCGTCGTCACGCCCAATGGCTCGACGCTGCCTTGGAAGCTGGTGCGTGGCGTGAAGGTGGGCCACCTGGTGGCGATGCCCGTGAAGCACACCTTCGCGCCCGGGCTGGAGGTGGAGGCGTGGGGTTACAACGGCTCGACGCCGGGGCCCACCATCGAGGCGGTGGAGGGCGACCGCATCCGCATCTACGTCACCAACCGCCTGCCCGAGCCCACCACCGTGCACTGGCACGGCCTCATCCTGCCCAACGGCATGGACGGCGTGTCCGGACTCAACCAGCGCCCCATCGCTCCGGGAGAGACGTTCGCGTACGAGTTCACGCTGAACCGCGCGGGCACGTACATGTACCATCCGCACTACGACGAGATGACGCAGATGGCGCTGGGGATGATGGGCATGCTCATCGTCCACCCCAAGCGTCCGCGCGGCCCTCGCGTGGACCGCGACTTCGCGTTGATGACGCACGAGTGGAAGGTGCTGCCGGGCATGCGTCGGCCGGACCCGAACGCGATGAGCGACTTCAACGTCCTCACGTTCAACTCCAAGGCCTTCCCCGCCACGGCGCCGCTCGTCATCGGCCGAGGCGAGCGCGTGCGCATCCGCTTCGGCAACCTCTCCGCGATGGACCACCACCCCATCCACCTGCATGGCCTGTACTTCGAGATGACGGGCACCGACGGAGGCTTCGTGCCCGAGTCCGCGCGCTACCCGGAGACCTCCGTGCTCGTCCCGGTGGGCAGCACGCGCGTCATCGAGTTCGTCGCGGATGAGCCGGGCGACTGGGCGATGCACTGCCACATGACCCACCACGTGATGAACCAGATGGGCCACGAGGCGCCGGTGACGGTGGGCGCGAACGCGAGGACCATCGACCAGCACGTGCAGGCGTTGGTGCCGCAGTACATGACGATGGGGCAGGCGGGCATGGGCGGCATGGAGGAGATGGGCATGCCCGTGCCGGCGAACAGCATCCCGATGAAGGGCGGAAAGGGGCCGTTCGGCTCCATCGACATGGGCGGCATGTTCACGCTGCTCAAGGTGCGGGAGAACCCGGAGACGGAGGATGGCAGCGGCTGGTTCGCGCATCCGAAGGGCACGGTCGCCGACAAGGCGGACCCGGCGAAGCTCGCCGCGGATGGAATCGACCCGGACGTCCACTTCGGCTGA
- a CDS encoding TolC family protein encodes MKTWSSSRWKKPAQGALLATSLVLGGCVSVPYADDVRDVRSTLEPRWTPEVPVPALTGEAQRSEDIDAAVKELLAQPLTADSAVRIALLNNRDLRAAMHELGIATGNLVQASLPPIPELELELGKSGGEHELQVGVGVEYSLSDLLLLPQRRGVALAERASERARTAGEVLSLAYRTRLAFYDVQARRQQLELRNLALRNAQARYATAAELEKVGNLRALDLATERSAVESARLAVAETENGVQDAREALNVLLGVFGAGTQWTVDSLLGDPSDALSKQDGLEARAIESSLDLSTLRGRMEAAELRRKLAATEGFLPDVSGGVSGEREDDRWQMGAHIKVGVPLFDRKRGERIAALSSRESLKARYEATATAIRASLRQTRFRVESTASRAKHVRDVLLPATRKALEETVLQYNAMQLGVFDLLRAQDNVTNAASTYVDTLLEHHRARAALEQLLAGRHEGLEMAPTRISAAASGSGAAPASDAH; translated from the coding sequence ATGAAGACCTGGTCATCCTCCCGTTGGAAGAAGCCCGCTCAGGGCGCCCTGCTGGCCACCTCGCTCGTCCTCGGTGGCTGCGTCTCCGTCCCGTATGCCGACGACGTCCGTGACGTCCGCTCGACCCTGGAGCCTCGCTGGACGCCCGAGGTTCCGGTCCCCGCGCTCACCGGCGAAGCCCAGCGGAGCGAGGACATCGACGCCGCCGTGAAGGAGTTGCTGGCCCAGCCCCTCACGGCCGACTCCGCCGTGCGCATCGCGCTCTTGAACAACCGAGACCTCCGCGCCGCCATGCACGAGCTGGGCATCGCCACGGGCAACCTGGTGCAAGCCAGCCTCCCGCCCATCCCCGAGCTGGAGCTCGAGCTGGGCAAGTCCGGCGGTGAGCACGAACTCCAGGTGGGCGTGGGCGTCGAGTACAGCCTGTCCGACCTCCTCCTCCTCCCCCAGCGCCGAGGCGTGGCTCTCGCCGAGCGCGCTTCCGAGCGCGCGCGCACCGCGGGCGAGGTGCTCAGCCTCGCCTACCGCACCCGGCTCGCCTTCTACGACGTCCAGGCCCGCCGTCAGCAGCTCGAGCTGCGCAACCTCGCGCTCCGCAACGCCCAGGCTCGCTACGCCACGGCCGCGGAGCTGGAGAAGGTGGGCAACCTCCGCGCCCTCGACCTGGCCACCGAGCGCTCCGCCGTGGAGTCCGCCCGTCTCGCCGTGGCCGAGACCGAGAACGGAGTCCAGGACGCACGCGAGGCCCTCAACGTCCTCCTCGGTGTCTTCGGCGCCGGAACCCAGTGGACCGTGGACTCGCTCCTCGGCGACCCGTCGGACGCGCTGAGCAAGCAGGACGGACTGGAGGCTCGCGCCATCGAGTCGAGCCTCGACCTGTCCACGCTGCGCGGACGCATGGAGGCCGCGGAGCTGCGCCGCAAGCTCGCCGCGACCGAGGGCTTCCTCCCGGACGTCTCCGGCGGAGTCAGCGGCGAGCGCGAGGACGACCGCTGGCAGATGGGCGCGCACATCAAGGTCGGCGTCCCCCTCTTCGACCGCAAGCGCGGCGAGCGCATCGCCGCCCTCTCCTCGCGCGAGTCCTTGAAGGCGCGCTACGAGGCGACGGCCACCGCCATCCGCGCGTCCCTGCGACAGACCCGCTTCCGGGTGGAGTCCACCGCCAGCCGCGCGAAGCACGTGCGCGACGTGCTCCTGCCCGCCACGCGCAAGGCGCTGGAGGAGACCGTGCTCCAGTACAACGCGATGCAGCTGGGCGTCTTCGACCTGCTGCGCGCCCAGGACAACGTGACGAACGCGGCCAGCACGTACGTGGACACGCTGCTGGAGCACCACCGCGCTCGCGCCGCGCTGGAGCAGTTGCTCGCGGGCCGCCACGAGGGTCTGGAGATGGCTCCCACGCGCATCTCCGCGGCGGCCTCCGGCTCCGGCGCCGCGCCCGCCTCCGACGCTCACTGA
- a CDS encoding cupredoxin domain-containing protein, translating to MLDTTEVMVVASSLVAAAGTALFFFGPRQRTRAKSETGGTQQVDLMVDGGYRPDRIVVRAGMPVKLNVLRTDRSACSEQFVLGDLGVSRTLPTGRVVSIDLPALKEGAYDFTCGMNMLRGRLIAEA from the coding sequence ATGTTGGACACGACGGAAGTGATGGTGGTGGCGAGCAGTCTGGTGGCGGCGGCGGGGACGGCGTTGTTCTTCTTCGGGCCGCGTCAGCGCACGCGGGCGAAGAGCGAGACGGGCGGCACGCAGCAGGTGGACCTGATGGTGGATGGGGGTTACCGGCCCGACCGCATCGTGGTTCGCGCGGGGATGCCGGTGAAGCTCAACGTGCTGCGCACGGACCGTTCGGCTTGCTCGGAGCAGTTCGTGCTGGGGGACCTGGGGGTCTCGCGCACGCTGCCGACGGGGCGGGTGGTGAGCATCGACCTGCCGGCCCTCAAGGAGGGTGCATACGACTTCACGTGCGGCATGAACATGCTGCGCGGCCGCCTCATCGCGGAGGCGTGA
- a CDS encoding PadR family transcriptional regulator has protein sequence MRIDLLQGTLDMLILKALTGGPMHGYAVTSWLQRTTDDALQVEEGSLYPALHRMTKRGWVKSDWGVSENNRRARFYTLTAEGRRQLKEESSSWARLTEAVAKVLHSRPATQVA, from the coding sequence ATGCGAATCGACCTGCTCCAGGGGACGCTGGACATGCTCATCCTCAAGGCGCTCACGGGCGGGCCGATGCACGGCTACGCGGTGACCAGCTGGCTCCAGCGGACGACGGACGACGCGCTCCAGGTGGAGGAGGGCTCCCTGTATCCCGCGCTCCACCGCATGACGAAGCGAGGCTGGGTGAAGTCCGATTGGGGTGTCTCGGAGAACAACCGCCGCGCCCGCTTCTACACCCTCACCGCGGAGGGACGGCGGCAGCTCAAGGAAGAGTCCTCCTCCTGGGCGCGGCTGACGGAGGCCGTGGCCAAGGTCCTCCATTCCCGTCCCGCGACACAGGTCGCCTGA